One Brassica napus cultivar Da-Ae chromosome A1, Da-Ae, whole genome shotgun sequence genomic region harbors:
- the LOC106369808 gene encoding homeobox-leucine zipper protein ATHB-40: MNHTLDDQNMAFISQLYPDIYTQIVPQQGEVKPPKRRRKKSKVAVASGDGSNCLFRKRKLTDEQVNMLEMSFGDEHKLESERKDKLAAELGLDPRQVAVWFQNRRARWKNKRLEEEYNKLKNSHDNVVVDKCRLESELLQLKEQLYDAEREIQRLAERIEGGSSNSPVSSSVSVEANETPFFGDYKVGDDGDDYNNLFYPVPENIYIDGAEWMNLYI, from the exons ATGAACCACACTCTGGATGATCAGAACATGGCTTTTATCTCTCAATTGTACCCTGATATCTACACTCAGATAGTACCACAACAAG GTGAAGTGAAGCCACCGAAACGAAGGAGAAAGAAGAGCAAAGTAGCGGTTGCTTCCGGAGATGGAAGCAATTGCTTGTTTAGGAAGAGAAAGCTTACCGATGAGCAAGTGAACATGTTGGAGATGAGTTTTGGGGATGAGCACAAGCTTGAGTCGGAGAGGAAAGATAAACTTGCGGCGGAGCTAGGGCTTGACCCTCGTCAAGTTGCAGTTTGGTTTCAGAACCGTCGTGCACGGTGGAAGAACAAAAGGCTCGAGGAAGAGTACAACAAACTCAAAAACTCACATGACAACGTCGTTGTCGACAAGTGCCGACTTGAGTCAGAG CTTCTTCAGCTCAAGGAACAGCTCTATGATGCAGAGAGGGAGATCCAAAGATTGGCAGAAAGAATAGAAGGAGGCTCGAGCAACAGTCCAGTTTCTTCTTCAGTTTCTGTTGAAGCCAACGAGACGCCGTTTTTTGGAGACTATAAAGTTGGAGACGACGGTGATGACTACAATAACCTGTTTTATCCGGTGCCTGAAAACATCTACATTGATGGAGCTGAATGGATGAATCTTTACATATAA
- the LOC106442036 gene encoding G-box-binding factor 1, with product MGTSEEKTPSKPASSTQDIPPTPYPDWSNSIQAYYGGGGTPNPFFPSPVGSPSPHPYMWGAQHHMMPPYGTPVPYPAMYPPGAVYAHPGMPMPPASAPTNKETVKEQAPGKKSKGSLKRKGEGGEKAPSGSGNDGVSHSDESVTGGSSDENDENPNHQEQGSVRKPSFGQMLADASSQSNTTGEIQGSVPMKPLAPGTNLNMGMDLWSSQAGVPVKDERELKRQKRKQSNRESARRSRLRKQAECEQLQQRVESLTSENQSLRDELQRLSGECEKLKTQNSSIQDELVRVHGPEAVANLEQNDAGSKDGEGTD from the exons ATGGGAACAAGCGAAGAAAAGACGCCTTCTAAACCAGCATCCTCAACACAG GACATTCCCCCCACACCTTATCCAGACTGGTCAAACTCAATACAG GCTTATTATGGAGGAGGAGGTACTCCGAATCCTTTTTTCCCATCTCCTGTTGGATCTCCTAGTCCTCACCCTTACATGTGGGGTGCTCAA CACCATATGATGCCGCCTTATGGGACCCCGGTTCCGTACCCAGCCATGTATCCCCCAGGGGCGGTTTACGCTCATCCTGGCATGCCCATG CCTCCTGCTTCTGCTCCAACCAACAAGGAGACGGTGAAAGAACAAGCCCCTGGCAAGAAGTCAAAAGGGAGCTTGAAAAGAAAGGGTGAAGGAGGTGAGAAGGCGCCTTCTGGTTCTGGGAACGATGGTGTATCTCACAG TGATGAAAGTGTCACAGGAGGTTCATCTGATGAAAACGATGAGAATCCTAACCACCAG GAGCAAGGTTCAGTTAGGAAGCCTAGCTTTGGACAAATGCTAGCGGATG CAAGTTCTCAGAGTAATACTACTGGTGAGATCCAAGGTTCAGTTCCCATGAAGCCGCTGGCTCCTGGGACTAATCTGAATATGGGAATGGACTTATGGTCTTCCCAGGCTGGTGTACCTGTGAAG GATGAAAGAGAGCTCAAGAGGCAGAAAAGGAAACAATCTAACCGTGAATCCGCCAGGCGGTCCAGACTGCGTAAGCAG GCGGAATGCGAACAGCTTCAACAGAGAGTAGAGAGTTTGACTAGTGAGAATCAAAGCCTGAGAGATGAGTTACAGAGACTCTCTGGAGAATGTGAGAAGCTCAAGACTCAGAACAGTTCTATTCAG gATGAGTTGGTAAGAGTGCATGGACCAGAGGCcgtagctaatctagaacagAATGATGCTGGCTCTAAAGACGGTGAAGGAACAGATTAA